The region GCGCAAAATGTCGCTGATGGGCGATGCCTTATCTCACGCGGTGCTTCCGGGCGTCGCCCTGTCTTATATTCTGGGCATCAACATCCTGCTGGGCGCTTCGTTGTTCGGCCTGTTAGCCGCTATTCTCATTCAATTCATCACCAGCCGCAGCAATATCAAGAGCGATACCTCCATCGGCATCATTCTCAGCTCCTTCTTTGCACTCGGTATTGTCCTGATTACATTTGCCCGCAGCGGGCTGGATCTCACTCATATTCTGTTCGGCAACATTCTGGCCGTCCCGCAGTCCGAGCTGCTGCAATCCTTCATCATCATGCTGGCGGTGCTTGCCATTATTACTCTGCTGTATAAAGAACTGCTGATCAGCTCGTTCGACCCGGTGGTAGCGAAGGCTTACGGGCTGAAGACCGGCTTCTATCATTATCTGCTGATGATGCTGCTCTCCGTAGTGACCGTCTCCTCCTTGTCCCAGGTTGGCATTGTGCTGGTCATCGCCATGCTGGTCATCCCGGCAGCCACCTCGTATCTGTGGTCCAATTCCTTGCTGCATATGATCGTATTAGCCTCCGCAGTAGGGGCAGCCTCAGGGATCATCGGCGTATACGTGAGCTTCCGCTATAATCTGCCGACAAGTGCAACAATCGTGCTGGTAGGCGTCACCCTGTTCAGCATTTCATTCATCATATCGCCCAAGAATAATTTTCTGCGGAAAGGACTGAAGCAAGCATGAGACGTACAAACCGGATTCATATCGTCAAAATCATAACCGTATCCCTGCTCCTTCTGCTGCTCGCAGCTTGTTCTGACAGCAGTACCAGCAAGGAGGAGGCGGAAGGTGACGGGAAGCTGCAGATTGTAGCCACCTATTCCATCCTTGCAGACATGACCCGGAATATTACCGGAGATAAGGCGGAGGTCTACAGTATGGTACCTATCGGCACAGACCCGCATATGTATGATCCGCTGCCCGCAGATACAGGCAAGGTTTCCAGCGCGGACCTTATTTTCTATAATGGCTTGAATCTGGAGACCGGCAAAGGCTGGTTCCAGGATCTGCTCAAGGTGACGAAAAAGGAAGCGGCCGCATTTGCCGTCTCCGAAAAGGTCACGCCGATGTACCTGACCGAGAAGGGGAAGGAGTCCCAGGTTGACCCTCATGCCTGGCTGGATATACTGAACGCGGTCAAGTATGTGGAGGTCATCACTGAGCGAGTGATTGAACAGGACCCGGACAACAAGCAGTATTATCTGGATAACCAGACCGCGTACGTGAAGGAGCTGACGGAGCTGGATCAGTATGCCAAGGAAGCTGTGAGCAAGGTCCCGCAGGAGAAGCGCGTCCTGGTCACCAGTGAAGGGGCCTTCAAATACTTTTCCCGGGCCTATGGCTTCGAGTCCGCCTTCATTTGGGAGATCAACACCGACAGCCAGGGAACACCGGAGCAGATGAACCGGATCATCGGCATGATCAAGGAGAAGCAGATTCCGGCGTTATTCCTGGAGACGAGTGTCAATCCCAAGACGATGGAGACGATATCCCGCGAGACCGGGGTGCCGGTCCATTCCAGGATTTTCACAGATTCTCTGGCTAAGGAAGGGGAAGACGGAGACACCTACCTGAAGATGACCAAGTGGAATATCGATAAGGTCGTTGAGGGCTTGTCCCGTTAGACTTCAACAAATAACCCGCCAGCGTGGATGGATTGCTTATCCAGTCTTGGCGGGTTATTTCCGTTATTGTTCATTATTCAAGCGTTAACAATGCCTAACACAAATCCGTCATAGCCCTTGCTGCCCACTGTCTGCAGGGCCGTAGCATCTATGCGCGGCTCTTCCGCGAGCAGATCCATGAACCGGCGGATGCCCTGCACCCGGTCATCTGCACTGTCCGGATTAATCACCTCGCCGTCGCGCACTACATTATCGGCCACAATGACCGCGCCCGGCCGGGCCAGCTTCAGCGCCCACTTCAGGTAATGCGGATTGTTCGGCTTGTCGGCATCAATGAAGATGAAGTCGAACGGCTCCGTTCCCCGGGCTTCCAGCAGCGCCAGCGAATCCAGCGCCGGACCTTCAATGATCTCTGTCTTGTCTGCCAGCCCCGCCATTCTCAGATTATCCTCAGCGACAACGACATGCTTGTGCTCGAATTCCAGCGAGACCAGCCGTCCGTGCTCCGGCAACGCCCGCGCCAGCCAGATGGTGCTGTATCCGCTCAGGGTGCCGATTTCGAGAATGTTGGCGGCCCCCTTCATCTTGGCGAGCAGGTGCAGCAGCTTCCCCTGGTTGGGAGCGACAGCGATATCCGGCAGACCAGCCCCGGCTTGGGCATCCAGTACGGCGTTCAGCACCAGGTCTTCGTCCAGCAGATTGTTATTGAAATAGTCATCGACCTTACTCCATTTGCTCTGTTCGTTCATGTGAATCCCTCCGTTAGTTGTTTTTTTAGTTGTATTGGATCTGCTTTAAATATAAGGTAAAATCATTCATAATACTAATATATGTTTGTACAATTAACATACATTTAGATTATGAATGGAGAATGCTTATGAACCTTCATGCTCTGAGGTTATTCTATTATGTTGCTGAGACGGGCAGTGTTACGAAGGCGTCAGCCTTGCTTAATATCAGCCAGCCGGCGGTGACCAGCCAGATCAAAAAGTTCGAGAAGGAGCTGGGGCTGACGCTGTTCAACCCCAGCGGCCGGGGGATTTCGCTGACGCCCTTCGGTACAGAGCTGGCGAAGCAAGCAGGCAATCTGTTCACCTATGAGAAGCGGATGGAGGAGTTCATAGAGGATTACCGTCAGGGCAGGAAGGGGAAGCTGCGCATTGCCGCCACCTACCTTCCGGCTAATTTCCTGGTGCCGGGTTGGGCGGCCCGGTTCAAGGCCGGGCATCCGGGGGTGGAGATTGAGATCACAACGACGAATTCGCAGCAGGCCTTTGAGCAATTGCAGAGACGTGATGCGGACGTCGCCTTCTATGGGGGCGGGGCCAAGGAGAAGCCGGAGGATGTGGACTGGCTGGAGCTTTTGGAGGATGAGCTGTGGTTCGTAGTGGCCCCTTCCCATCCCTTCGCAGGCCGTACGGTATCGCTGCCGGAGATGATGCAGGAGCCGTTCGTGATGCGTGAGGAGGGCAGCTCCACCCGGGCGCGGCTGGTCTCGTTATGCACGGCCTATGGCCTGAAGCCGCCGCGTGTGACTCTGCAGTTCAGCGGGCTGGGTGAAGTGATCCGTTCAGTGATGGCGGGCTATGGGGCCAACTTCATCTCCTCGCTGGCTGTGCGGGACTATGTGGAATGGAAGCAATTGTCCCGTGTTCATGTGGAGGGCATTCAGCTAAGCAATAACATTGCCGTCTGCACACGTAAGAACGAGACCCTGCCTCTTGCGCTTCAGCAGTTCATAGATATCTGCCGTCAGGAATAAACAATAATAATATATTCTATTTCAATTAAAAAATATTGATTAACGATAAATTATATGCTAAATTGAACTCACATTAATAAGTGAGGTGTTTCTTGATGAATCGTAAGCCGGGATCAACGGCGTTTCTGAAGGCGGTCATTATTGTATTTGCGCTGGCGGCGCTGGCCTTGTGCATCTTTGCCGTACCGGCCATCGCGGAGTTTGCCTTGGAGCTGTATCCGGGCCAGAATTACATCCAGGTGCTGGTAATGATCGATCTTTACGGGGCGGCGCTGCCGTTCTTTATAGCACTGTTCCAGGCCTACAGGCTGTTAGGCTTCATTGACCGTAATGAGGCTTTCTCGGAGAATTCGGTACGGGTGCTGAAGCATATCAAGCATGCGGCAGTGTCGATCAGCGGAATGTTCACTTTAGGATTACCGCTGTTCTATCTGCTGGCGGAGCGGGATGATGCCCCGGGCATTATTGTGATCGGGCTGATCCTGATTTTTGCTTCAATGGTCATTGCCGTATTCGCGGCCGTACTTCAGAAGCTCCTGAATGAGGCAATAGCATTGAAATCTGAGAATGATCTGACAGTCTGAGGTGATGACTATGGCGATTATAGTGAATATTGATGTGATGCTGGCGAAACGGAAGATGAGTGTGACTGAGCTTACAGAGCGCGTGGGCATCACTATGGCGAACCTGTCGATCCTTAAGAACGGCAAGGCCAAAGCGATCCGCTTCTCAACGCTGTCCGCCATTTGCAAGGCGCTTGATTGCCAGCCGGGGGATCTGCTGGAATACATACCGGACAACGGTGAACCGGAGGAGCCGGGAACGGGAGGCGGGCCGGAGTGAATCCCATAACACGGCTGCTGCATTTCGGGTATCATCAGGCGATGAGCTGTATTTTTCCTGTGGCGATCTTCGGGACGCTCATTCTTACGGAGACGTTCCGGCTGCCGTTCATCCACCGCTATGATCTGATTCTGCTGATCCTGCTTACTGTGCAGTACCTGATGTACCGGAGCGGGCTGGAGACGCTGGATGAGATTAAGGTGATCGGTGTGTTTCATGTGATTGGTCTGGTGCTGGAGCTCTATAAAATCCAAATGGGCTCCTGGGCGTACCCGGAGCCCGGCTATACGAAGCTGTTCGGCGTTCCGCTGTACAGCGGGTTCATGTACGCCAGCGTGGCCAGCTTCATGTGCCAGATCTGGCGCAGGCTGCAGATGGAGTTGACCGGCTGGCCGGGTCTGGCTTCGGCGGGGCTGCTGGGCGGCGCGATCTATCTGAACTTCTTCACCCACCACTTCATTCCCGATCTCCGCTGGTGGCTGACAGCACTGGTCGTGGTCGTATTCTGGCGGACCTGGATCATTTACCAGGTGCTGGGCAAGACGTACCGGATGCCGCTTGTACTGGCTTTTGCCATTGTCGGCTTCTTCATCTGGCTGGCTGAGAATATCGCCACCTTCCTCGGGGCGTGGCAGTACCCGGACCAGCACGAGCGGTGGCAACTGGTAGGCTTTGGCAAGATCAGCTCCTGGTTCCTGCTTGTGATTATCAGCGTGATCATTGTCGCTCAGCTTAAGCATGTCAAGGCCGGGAGGACCGGGACCAGATAGCCAGCCCGTCCAGCGGGTAACGGAAGGACGAACCGCTTCCGCCTGGAGCTGCCGGGACGAGCGTACACTCTTCCCCTTCGGCATGGAGCGCGAAGAGCTGCTCGATGTGATAGATTCCGGGCTCCGGGGCAGATTCATATAGCCTTAGCGCAACCCCGGCAGCGGTGACGGCGGTTATGGCCGCTTCGTGGACACCTGCAATTCCGTATTCTACCTTAGCAGGCTTGCCATTCAATGACCCGTAGGCGTCTATCTTGACGGCGTAGCCTTCCGAGCCGAAGCTGATGCGGCTGAGTGCCTTGACCGCGAGATTGCGGACCGTCCGGTTACGAAGCAGGCGGGTCAAGCCGGAGCGCCTCAGCAGGGCTGCGGCGGAGGTGGCGCTGCGGGAATCGAAGCAGAGCCGGGTGGAGACCGAAGGGACATTCAGGGTCAGCGGCAGGGTCACCTGATCCGAGAAAGGAAAGCGGTAGGTCCGGTGCTGCCGCAAGTCAAAGCCGAAATCAGCAGCTTTGGCTTCTGTGAAGCTGGAGACGGAACGCGGTCTGCCGTGTTCGGTGATGGTGAAATCCGCCGCGAGGTTGTCCACCGTCCACTCCAGCGCCGCCTGCCCGTGGCTGTCGCCCAGCCCCAGCATGATGGAGATATCAATTGACTCCGTATGCGCAAGCTCCCGGGCGGCCTGCGCGGTAAGCAGATTCGTTAAGCCGGGAGCGAGGCCGACACTGAGCAGGGCAGAGGCCTGGAAGCCATGCTTGACCGGGTCCAGTTGCTGTAACTTAGTCAGGAATTCTCCGTTTGCTGAGACATCTACGTAATGGGTTCCGCTCTGCAGGCAGGCTGCGGCCAGCCGGGTGTCCGCTTGGTCGAGACACATGATGACCAGCCTTGTCTTGTCCAGCAGCTGAGGGTTCATAGGCTGATCCGCTGCCAGCCGGAGCGGCTTCACATGCCCGCCGGTGCTGCGGGAGAACTCTTCGGCACGCTGCAGATTTCTTCCTGCCGCATAGACCTTGCCGGGGTACTTCTCTCCAAGAATACGACTAATCTGTGATCCCACGTGACCGTAACCGCCAATGACTATAATATCTGTTTTCATGATAGAATCCCGTCCTTTATAATATTACGCAGTATCTGCGGTATAATTAGATTAAAAATATAAGGATTTATATGTTGCAGACGATAACTTATCCTTATATTTCTCGCTGAAACGATACCGTCCTTAAAAAAGACGGCAAAGCCGTTTCCGCTTGTGTATTATTATCCGGGGATTACGGGCGATAGACTATCCCACATTTGTGGGATTTCGGAGAGGAAGGAAGATGAACGAGGCGATACGAAGCATTGCGAAGCTTGATCCGGCACGGGGCGGGCCTGACCAGGATTCGATGCAGTACCGGGAAGCGGTGATTGCCAGGCTCCGCCGGCTGGTTCCCTTTAGTGCGGCCTGCTGTACGACCGTAGACCCGCATACGCTTTTAACGACCGGGGCAGTGACGGAGCAGGGACTGGAGGCGGTGCATTCCGTGCTGCTGGAATATGAATATCTGCGTGAGGATGAGATGAACTACGCGCAGCTGGCTATAGCGGACATTCCGGTAGTCAGCTTAAGCGGAGCTACAGGCGGGGAACCGGAGCGGAGCGAACGCTACCGCAAGGTGCTGCAGCCCGCCGGATTCGGGGATGAGCTGCGCGTGGCGCTGCGCACAGGCGGGGTCTGCTGGGGGTTCCTGACCCTGTTCCGGCCGCTGGGGCAACCGCCGTTCAAGGAGCACGAATGCGCCTTGATCGCGGCGGCGGGGCCGCTGATCGCTGAACGTCTGCGCAGCTATGCCTCTGCCCTGCCGGTGACCGCAGCGGATAAGGAAGTGCCGGAGGACAACGGTATCCTGGTGCTGGATGAGCATCTGTCTCCGCAAAGCTCCAATACTGCGGCGGAGAATTGGCTGGCCCGGCTCCGGCAGAAGGAGAAGCTGGCGGAGGAGGCGCTGCCCGGAACGGTACGCGCCGTCTGCCTGCGGGTACTTGCGGAGCAGGAGAAGAAGCCTGCCGGAGCTGAACCTTCACGGGCAAGAATCTGTCTCCAGACCGGAGACGCGACTTACTTGACCGTAACCGCAAGCCTGCTTGGCGGCCCGGAGCGGCTGCTGGCCGTGTCTTTCGTCAGCGCCCGCTCTGCGGATGTGTTCAGGCTGCTGGCCGAGGCCTTTGCCTTCACCGCGCGGGAGAAGCAGCTCGCCGAGATGCTGTCGCTGGGCTTATCGACCAAGGAGCTGGCCGAGTCGCTTCATATCTCTGCTTATACGGTGCAGGATCATCTGAAATCGATCTTCGCCAAAGCCGATGTATCCAGCCGCCGGGAGCTGATCAGCAGGCTGCTTCCGCGATAAGGGTAGAGAATCATTATTGTAGAACAAATAAGGGGAATCTCCAGCCAGGCGGCTGTGGAGATTCCCCTTGTTTCATGTCTGGGACCTTTACATAACTGGAACGGTTTCGCAACTGGCTGGAAGGAGCGCCCGAATGAACTCTTACTGGCGAAGTGTCTTCAGCGCGCCGCTCCAGGCCAAGACCTGATCCAGCATAGCATTGACGTTGGCGGCATGCAGGTCAGCCGGCTTGAACACCGAGCCGTTCTCGAAATCGGTGAACAGCGAGAGCAGCGGGTGAACACGAACGTCGGCAACGGACAATTCGCCGAGGATTCCGCGCAGATGCTCAGCGGCGCGGGCGCCTCCGGCGGAGCCGTAGCTGACGATCCCGGCAGCCTTGTTATTCCATTCTTCACGGGCAGAATCCAGTGCGTTCTTCAGTGCCCCGGAGAGACTGTGGTTATATTCCTGCACGATGAATACGAATCCGTCCAGCGTAGCCAGCTTAGCTGCCCAAGCCTGGGCTTCAGCGTAGCTGTCGCTTTCCCCAAACATCGGCAGCTTGAAGTCGGCAATATCTACGATTTCGTAATTGGCATCTCCGCGGGCGTCAGCAATTCCCTTCACCCATTGCCCTACCTGCGGGCTAACGCGGCCCTGGCGTGTGCTTCCAAGAATAATTCCGATATTAAGTGTTGTCATTGTAATTCCTCCTCGAATTTTGTTTTCCGTAATTTGTTTTGCTTGATATGTTTTTTATTATAGCTGATAACTTTAATAAAGCAAGTGAAATTTTGAAACCTAGTTAAATTTTTAGCTAAAAATTAAAACGGCCCACTTACATGCATTTTATGGGTATTAGAAATCAACTGATATGTTATTTTGCATAACATTGAATAGTTGATTTTAGGCTTGAATCCAAAATAATCAGCTGGATAATTGATTGTAATGATGAAATTAGCTTAAAATACACTCAACAAGTCAGTTATTCTGACATATAATTAAAGAATCTTATGTACCTATAATATATGGAGAGGTGGGCGCAGCCATGATAGAGGAAAAGAAACGGCAGACAGAGCTTGAACTCCCGCGTGATTGCACCTTCTCGCCTGAAGATTGGCGTATTCTGGCCCGGTACTGGTATCCGGTGGCTACGGCAGCAGAGGTACAGGATCAGCCGGTGGCGGTGAAGCTGCTGGATATGAAGCTGGTATGCTACCGCAGCGGAGGCAAGGTGGTTATTGCCCGGGATCTCTGTTTTCACCGGGGAGCCCCGCTGAGTAAGGGCTGGGTGGAGAACGGGGAGATTGTCTGCCCGTATCACGGGTTCCGCTATAACTGCGAGGGGAAATGTACTGCGGTACCGGCACATCCAAGCGCCAAAATCTCGCCCAAATTGAAACTGATTGTCTATCCGGCCATCGAACGCTACGGTCTGATCTGGACCTGCCTTGCAGATGAGCCGGAGCAGATTCCCGCCTTCCCGGCCTGGGATGATCCCGACTATATTAATATTCTGATCCCTAGCTTCGACATTGCCGGCTCCTCCGGGCGGCAGATGGAGGGCTTCCTGGATGTATCCCATTTCGCCTACGTGCATACGGCAACCTTCGGTGACCGCAATAATACAGAGGTCCCCCAGTACAAGGTGTGGCGCGAAGGGGAGACGGAGCTGGTGGCCGAATACTGGAGCACAGTCAGCAACTATGGCAAAGGGCAGGAGAATCCCGCGCCGGAAGGCTTCCAGTGGCTGCGGGAGTTCCGGGTATTCGCCCCGTTCGCCGCTTCGCTGACGGTCTATTTCCCGGATGAGGGCCGGCTGAAGATTCTGAACTGTGCTTCGCCGGTGTCGGCCCGTTATACCCGGCTGTTCTGCCCGATCTCGCGCAACTTCGACAAGAACGCCCCGATCGAGGATACCATCAAGTTCAATCTCCAGGTGTTCCAGGAGGATGCAGAAATGGTGGAGTCGCAGACGCCGGAGGATCTGCCGCTGGATCTGCAGGCTGAGGCCCACATTCCGGCAGACCGCACCTCCATTGCCTATAGACAGCTGCTAAGCAGCCTTGGGCTGGGGCAGAATTATACGTCCTGATTCATTATTTCAGTTACTTAGGTATTATTAACAGCACACGCCCGGCTGCCGAGATTAGGCTCTCTGCTGCCGGGCGTGTGCTGTTGTGTTGATTAGGTGGAAACTGCCTGCGTAACGGAGTGTTAGCGGCAGCAGCTAGACTGTATAATTTTCCAGCGAAAGGTCCCATCTTCCATCCACAAGCTCAATTCTGTGCAGGCTGGCATAGGAAGCCGGGAATTTACTGCCCCGGTTATTCCAGTCGATCCCTTTGATGATGTGATAGATGATATTTATAACACCGCCATGTGTAACAATAATTAGGTTATCATCAGGGCCGCTGTCCGCATGCTCTTCGCAGAGCCGGGTGAAGGCCTCTTGAATCCGGGTGAAGAATTCGAGCGGACTCTCTCCGCCGGGGTAACGCTCGTCCATCCGCAGTCCTGAGAAGTATAAGCCGGGGTACCGTTCATTCACGATTTCGTTCGGCATACCGGCGATCACGCCATTATTCATCTCCCGCCAGCCCATGCTGTGCTCCAAGGGTAACTCCAGTTCTCTGGCCAGCTCGCCGGCTGTATCCAGCGCCCGCTGGAGATCGCTGCTGACTATACGTTGTATAGGGAATGAAGCTGAATTCTCTCTCAAAAAACGGCCAAGCTTCTCGGCTTGTCTGTAACCCTGGGTATTCAGTCCCCGCTGGCTCCAGCCGCCGCGATATCCTTCGTCATCCTTGCCGTGTCTTACCAGATAAATCGCCAACTGCTCTTCGGCCTCCTGTTCTATGATGCGTTAGTATGATTCCTTAAAAGATTCCTTCAAGTAGGATACCCTGCTAAGTCTATCACTCACTTTCCAGAATGTTCAAGAACAGAAGTTACAATCGAAGCAACGCAGCATGACAATACCCGGACATAGCTTACTTGGAAGGTTCGGAAACTACTTGTGGGGCGGCACGAAGACAACACGCTGCTGACTGCCCGGCGGAGTCTTCCATACTTCTTCAATCTGAGATAGCGGATAAACGATAGGGTTCGCTGTGAGCTGACCCTCTGCAATGGCATGGATCAACGCCGGGAATTCCGCCAGATATCCGGCTGGCGTGACGGACCCCTGGCCGCTGCCGATGATCTGGAAGTTGGCAGAGCGGAGTGCAGCGGAAGGAATTGCAGCGTCCGCGCCAGCCATGGAACCGATCTGAATCCAGGTTAACAGCCGGCTGCGGTCGGAACGGCGGGTTAATATCGGGAGCATAGCGAGTGCAGCAGGCTCACCCCACAAATAGTCGAGCACGATATCCACTTCGGCTGAGGCTTCGCCGAGGTTCCGGGCCACAGTCCCGGGATCTCCGGCAAGCGATATGATTACATCCGCACCAAGCTGTGTAAGTGAACTGAGCCGTTGCGGGTTCCGCCCGGCGGCGATGATCTGACTGGCTCCCATAAGCTTGGCGATCTGAACGGCCATTTGCCCGGAGTTGCCGGTAGCGCCAAGAATGAGAACCTTGAACCCGGACTTAGCCTGAATCCGGCGGCTGAGAGTCACCCAGGAGGACATGGCCGGATTCATTGCGGCGGCGATGAGCACGGGATCAGCATCTGCGGGTAGCGGGACAGCGCGGCGAAGATCGATGAGGGTCTGGTCTGCGAACGACCCCAGGGCATTATCGGTGGCTACAAAATACACCA is a window of Paenibacillus sp. FSL H3-0469 DNA encoding:
- a CDS encoding metal ABC transporter permease; this translates as MIESLSSLLNIPVYALNAGLSAIILGIVSGALGSFIVLRKMSLMGDALSHAVLPGVALSYILGINILLGASLFGLLAAILIQFITSRSNIKSDTSIGIILSSFFALGIVLITFARSGLDLTHILFGNILAVPQSELLQSFIIMLAVLAIITLLYKELLISSFDPVVAKAYGLKTGFYHYLLMMLLSVVTVSSLSQVGIVLVIAMLVIPAATSYLWSNSLLHMIVLASAVGAASGIIGVYVSFRYNLPTSATIVLVGVTLFSISFIISPKNNFLRKGLKQA
- a CDS encoding metal ABC transporter substrate-binding protein, with the protein product MVKIITVSLLLLLLAACSDSSTSKEEAEGDGKLQIVATYSILADMTRNITGDKAEVYSMVPIGTDPHMYDPLPADTGKVSSADLIFYNGLNLETGKGWFQDLLKVTKKEAAAFAVSEKVTPMYLTEKGKESQVDPHAWLDILNAVKYVEVITERVIEQDPDNKQYYLDNQTAYVKELTELDQYAKEAVSKVPQEKRVLVTSEGAFKYFSRAYGFESAFIWEINTDSQGTPEQMNRIIGMIKEKQIPALFLETSVNPKTMETISRETGVPVHSRIFTDSLAKEGEDGDTYLKMTKWNIDKVVEGLSR
- a CDS encoding O-methyltransferase — its product is MNEQSKWSKVDDYFNNNLLDEDLVLNAVLDAQAGAGLPDIAVAPNQGKLLHLLAKMKGAANILEIGTLSGYSTIWLARALPEHGRLVSLEFEHKHVVVAEDNLRMAGLADKTEIIEGPALDSLALLEARGTEPFDFIFIDADKPNNPHYLKWALKLARPGAVIVADNVVRDGEVINPDSADDRVQGIRRFMDLLAEEPRIDATALQTVGSKGYDGFVLGIVNA
- a CDS encoding LysR family transcriptional regulator, yielding MNLHALRLFYYVAETGSVTKASALLNISQPAVTSQIKKFEKELGLTLFNPSGRGISLTPFGTELAKQAGNLFTYEKRMEEFIEDYRQGRKGKLRIAATYLPANFLVPGWAARFKAGHPGVEIEITTTNSQQAFEQLQRRDADVAFYGGGAKEKPEDVDWLELLEDELWFVVAPSHPFAGRTVSLPEMMQEPFVMREEGSSTRARLVSLCTAYGLKPPRVTLQFSGLGEVIRSVMAGYGANFISSLAVRDYVEWKQLSRVHVEGIQLSNNIAVCTRKNETLPLALQQFIDICRQE
- a CDS encoding DUF2975 domain-containing protein; the encoded protein is MNRKPGSTAFLKAVIIVFALAALALCIFAVPAIAEFALELYPGQNYIQVLVMIDLYGAALPFFIALFQAYRLLGFIDRNEAFSENSVRVLKHIKHAAVSISGMFTLGLPLFYLLAERDDAPGIIVIGLILIFASMVIAVFAAVLQKLLNEAIALKSENDLTV
- a CDS encoding helix-turn-helix transcriptional regulator, producing the protein MAIIVNIDVMLAKRKMSVTELTERVGITMANLSILKNGKAKAIRFSTLSAICKALDCQPGDLLEYIPDNGEPEEPGTGGGPE
- a CDS encoding DUF817 domain-containing protein, whose amino-acid sequence is MNPITRLLHFGYHQAMSCIFPVAIFGTLILTETFRLPFIHRYDLILLILLTVQYLMYRSGLETLDEIKVIGVFHVIGLVLELYKIQMGSWAYPEPGYTKLFGVPLYSGFMYASVASFMCQIWRRLQMELTGWPGLASAGLLGGAIYLNFFTHHFIPDLRWWLTALVVVVFWRTWIIYQVLGKTYRMPLVLAFAIVGFFIWLAENIATFLGAWQYPDQHERWQLVGFGKISSWFLLVIISVIIVAQLKHVKAGRTGTR
- a CDS encoding saccharopine dehydrogenase NADP-binding domain-containing protein, whose product is MKTDIIVIGGYGHVGSQISRILGEKYPGKVYAAGRNLQRAEEFSRSTGGHVKPLRLAADQPMNPQLLDKTRLVIMCLDQADTRLAAACLQSGTHYVDVSANGEFLTKLQQLDPVKHGFQASALLSVGLAPGLTNLLTAQAARELAHTESIDISIMLGLGDSHGQAALEWTVDNLAADFTITEHGRPRSVSSFTEAKAADFGFDLRQHRTYRFPFSDQVTLPLTLNVPSVSTRLCFDSRSATSAAALLRRSGLTRLLRNRTVRNLAVKALSRISFGSEGYAVKIDAYGSLNGKPAKVEYGIAGVHEAAITAVTAAGVALRLYESAPEPGIYHIEQLFALHAEGEECTLVPAAPGGSGSSFRYPLDGLAIWSRSSRP
- a CDS encoding LuxR C-terminal-related transcriptional regulator, producing the protein MNEAIRSIAKLDPARGGPDQDSMQYREAVIARLRRLVPFSAACCTTVDPHTLLTTGAVTEQGLEAVHSVLLEYEYLREDEMNYAQLAIADIPVVSLSGATGGEPERSERYRKVLQPAGFGDELRVALRTGGVCWGFLTLFRPLGQPPFKEHECALIAAAGPLIAERLRSYASALPVTAADKEVPEDNGILVLDEHLSPQSSNTAAENWLARLRQKEKLAEEALPGTVRAVCLRVLAEQEKKPAGAEPSRARICLQTGDATYLTVTASLLGGPERLLAVSFVSARSADVFRLLAEAFAFTAREKQLAEMLSLGLSTKELAESLHISAYTVQDHLKSIFAKADVSSRRELISRLLPR
- a CDS encoding NAD(P)H-dependent oxidoreductase, producing MTTLNIGIILGSTRQGRVSPQVGQWVKGIADARGDANYEIVDIADFKLPMFGESDSYAEAQAWAAKLATLDGFVFIVQEYNHSLSGALKNALDSAREEWNNKAAGIVSYGSAGGARAAEHLRGILGELSVADVRVHPLLSLFTDFENGSVFKPADLHAANVNAMLDQVLAWSGALKTLRQ
- a CDS encoding aromatic ring-hydroxylating dioxygenase subunit alpha; its protein translation is MIEEKKRQTELELPRDCTFSPEDWRILARYWYPVATAAEVQDQPVAVKLLDMKLVCYRSGGKVVIARDLCFHRGAPLSKGWVENGEIVCPYHGFRYNCEGKCTAVPAHPSAKISPKLKLIVYPAIERYGLIWTCLADEPEQIPAFPAWDDPDYINILIPSFDIAGSSGRQMEGFLDVSHFAYVHTATFGDRNNTEVPQYKVWREGETELVAEYWSTVSNYGKGQENPAPEGFQWLREFRVFAPFAASLTVYFPDEGRLKILNCASPVSARYTRLFCPISRNFDKNAPIEDTIKFNLQVFQEDAEMVESQTPEDLPLDLQAEAHIPADRTSIAYRQLLSSLGLGQNYTS
- a CDS encoding histidine phosphatase family protein, with product MAIYLVRHGKDDEGYRGGWSQRGLNTQGYRQAEKLGRFLRENSASFPIQRIVSSDLQRALDTAGELARELELPLEHSMGWREMNNGVIAGMPNEIVNERYPGLYFSGLRMDERYPGGESPLEFFTRIQEAFTRLCEEHADSGPDDNLIIVTHGGVINIIYHIIKGIDWNNRGSKFPASYASLHRIELVDGRWDLSLENYTV
- a CDS encoding zinc-binding alcohol dehydrogenase family protein gives rise to the protein MYAAIVRSFDSGPKYEKIAALVPSGEHEALVDVLAAGLHLRVRAQANGSHYTSTDELPLIPGIDGVGRLPDGKLVYFVATDNALGSFADQTLIDLRRAVPLPADADPVLIAAAMNPAMSSWVTLSRRIQAKSGFKVLILGATGNSGQMAVQIAKLMGASQIIAAGRNPQRLSSLTQLGADVIISLAGDPGTVARNLGEASAEVDIVLDYLWGEPAALAMLPILTRRSDRSRLLTWIQIGSMAGADAAIPSAALRSANFQIIGSGQGSVTPAGYLAEFPALIHAIAEGQLTANPIVYPLSQIEEVWKTPPGSQQRVVFVPPHK